From one Paractinoplanes brasiliensis genomic stretch:
- a CDS encoding PEP/pyruvate-binding domain-containing protein: MAVVALQEVTADMLAEAGGKAVGLGALLRAGERAPAGFCVTAGPLDREQILSAYGVLGAGAVAVRSSAAVEDGPDASHAGMFDTVLDVRGPGELLAAIEQCRASTGNTRATAYATGRGPDHARSPRPGLGLHTRAEPGFGLDAAPGSGFGLEAAPERGFGLEADPGPGMGVVVQRMVSAREAGVLFTANPVTGNRTEMLVESAAGAETVVGGTADVDRRVLDPGEPLHEIGERLQALFGAPQDVEWAVDDDGELWILQSRPITTLFEQPPPAAGPPRIYLEFGHVQGMLQPVTPMGMDTLKDLVRAMLAPLGLRVEITGIGGRLYGDMTDLVRDPIARRRLVALMAVDFGPRAQAVMRHVLDDPRFAPQRRARGDAGRRRRTKDDTAGGRPRGGSSAGDGAGGRSRGGGGAKSEPARKGGGRSLPPVGRAVRGVLGALINPDKARERLQAEVERIRRESEDDGRTLSTAERLRLVREHDQGHSADAIIWPIVAGMLAGALPPKLLGDVARPGEVHAVLAGMPHNVTIEMDLALWELARTATGAADVDLTGFLHTYGHRAAAEVDLGVPRWSEDPSPVRAALANLMRVTDPEQAPDVRFTRAAEHAEATLRELAARARRRRPVRGRLAVWLLGRARRLAGLREAGKFAGLYRLADLRRHLLAVGAELAADGMLERPGDIMFLTLDEVGLRDVRGLISERRAWYERECRRRYVPVALLSDGTDVEAVIPAPVTPGALRGVGASAGRATGPVRVVHDPATARLEPGEVLVTATTDPGWTPLFLTAGALVTETGAVMAHGPTVAREYGLPVVICVPGATRHLRTGQIVTVDAAAGTVTVEEGSG; the protein is encoded by the coding sequence ATGGCGGTCGTCGCGCTGCAGGAAGTCACCGCGGACATGCTGGCCGAGGCCGGTGGCAAGGCAGTGGGGCTCGGCGCCCTGCTGCGGGCGGGGGAGCGGGCGCCCGCCGGGTTCTGCGTCACCGCCGGCCCGCTCGACCGGGAGCAGATCCTTTCCGCGTACGGGGTCCTGGGCGCGGGCGCCGTGGCGGTGCGCTCGAGTGCGGCTGTCGAGGACGGCCCGGACGCCAGCCACGCGGGCATGTTCGACACCGTCCTCGACGTGCGCGGCCCCGGCGAACTGCTCGCCGCCATCGAGCAGTGCCGCGCCTCGACCGGCAACACGCGCGCCACCGCCTATGCGACGGGGAGAGGACCGGACCATGCCCGCTCGCCGAGACCTGGACTGGGGCTGCACACCCGTGCCGAGCCGGGTTTCGGGCTGGACGCTGCTCCCGGGTCGGGTTTCGGGCTGGAGGCTGCTCCTGAGCGGGGTTTCGGGCTGGAGGCCGATCCCGGGCCGGGCATGGGCGTCGTCGTGCAGCGGATGGTCTCGGCTCGGGAGGCCGGGGTGCTGTTCACGGCCAACCCGGTCACTGGCAACCGCACCGAGATGCTTGTGGAGTCGGCCGCCGGCGCCGAGACCGTGGTCGGCGGGACGGCCGACGTGGACCGGCGCGTCCTTGACCCCGGCGAGCCGCTTCACGAGATCGGGGAACGGCTCCAGGCCCTGTTCGGCGCTCCGCAGGACGTCGAGTGGGCGGTCGACGACGACGGCGAGCTGTGGATCCTGCAGTCCCGGCCGATCACGACGCTGTTCGAGCAGCCGCCCCCGGCCGCCGGGCCGCCGCGGATCTACCTCGAGTTCGGGCACGTGCAGGGCATGCTCCAGCCGGTCACCCCGATGGGCATGGACACGCTGAAAGACCTGGTCAGGGCGATGCTGGCCCCGCTCGGGCTGCGCGTGGAGATCACCGGCATCGGCGGGCGGCTCTACGGCGACATGACCGACCTCGTACGCGATCCCATCGCGCGCCGCCGTCTCGTGGCGCTGATGGCGGTCGACTTCGGGCCGCGCGCCCAGGCCGTGATGCGGCACGTGCTCGACGACCCCCGCTTCGCGCCGCAACGCCGCGCTCGGGGGGACGCCGGACGACGGCGTCGCACGAAGGACGACACCGCAGGAGGGCGGCCTCGGGGAGGCAGCAGCGCGGGGGATGGCGCAGGAGGGCGGTCGCGGGGAGGTGGCGGCGCGAAGAGTGAGCCCGCGCGGAAAGGCGGCGGTCGCTCGCTGCCTCCGGTTGGCCGGGCCGTGCGCGGGGTGCTGGGCGCCCTGATAAATCCGGACAAGGCCCGTGAACGTCTGCAGGCGGAGGTCGAGCGGATCAGGCGCGAGTCCGAGGACGACGGCCGGACGCTGAGCACGGCCGAGCGGCTGAGGCTGGTGCGCGAGCACGACCAGGGCCACAGCGCCGACGCGATCATCTGGCCGATCGTGGCCGGCATGCTCGCCGGCGCGCTGCCGCCCAAGCTGCTGGGCGACGTCGCGAGGCCGGGGGAGGTCCACGCCGTGCTGGCCGGGATGCCGCACAACGTGACGATCGAGATGGACCTGGCGCTGTGGGAGCTGGCCCGCACCGCCACCGGCGCCGCCGACGTCGACCTCACCGGCTTCCTGCACACGTACGGGCATCGGGCCGCCGCCGAGGTCGACCTCGGAGTGCCGCGGTGGTCGGAAGACCCTTCCCCCGTACGGGCGGCCCTGGCCAACCTGATGCGGGTGACCGACCCGGAGCAGGCGCCCGACGTGCGCTTCACCCGGGCCGCCGAGCACGCCGAGGCCACTTTGCGCGAGCTCGCCGCAAGAGCGAGAAGGCGGAGGCCCGTACGGGGAAGGTTGGCTGTTTGGCTGCTCGGGCGGGCGCGGCGGCTGGCCGGGTTGCGCGAGGCCGGGAAGTTCGCGGGTCTCTATCGCCTGGCCGATCTGCGGCGGCACCTGCTGGCCGTGGGGGCCGAGCTGGCCGCGGACGGGATGCTGGAGCGGCCCGGCGACATCATGTTCCTGACCCTCGACGAGGTGGGGCTGCGTGACGTGCGGGGGCTCATCAGCGAGCGCCGCGCCTGGTACGAGCGTGAGTGCCGCCGACGGTACGTCCCGGTGGCGCTGCTCTCGGACGGCACCGACGTCGAGGCCGTCATCCCGGCACCGGTGACTCCGGGCGCGCTGCGCGGGGTCGGCGCCTCGGCGGGCCGGGCGACAGGACCCGTACGGGTGGTGCACGACCCCGCCACCGCGCGGCTCGAACCGGGCGAGGTGCTGGTCACGGCGACGACCGACCCGGGCTGGACGCCGCTGTTCCTCACCGCGGGCGCGCTCGTCACCGAGACCGGCGCGGTGATGGCGCACGGGCCCACGGTCGCCCGCGAATACGGCCTGCCCGTTGTCATCTGCGTGCCCGGGGCGACGCGTCACCTGCGTACGGGCCAAATCGTCACGGTCGACGCCGCGGCCGGAACCGTCACCGTCGAGGAAGGATCAGGATGA
- a CDS encoding TetR/AcrR family transcriptional regulator encodes MPKIVDHEARRRLIADALIKVAAEQGLEAVSLRHVAAAAGVSVGMVQHYFHTKDEMMAFALAAVMDRTESRIRSAVAALGSEPPPRVLLRTMIAALLPLSGSARDDGRVALAFLAYAAVRPQAAEGLRPGTSQLADFVAGLLPDPHGVPSATALLALMEGLGIYLLGGQLTPGQALEALDAHLDLLF; translated from the coding sequence ATGCCGAAGATCGTCGACCACGAGGCGCGCCGCCGGTTGATCGCCGACGCGCTGATCAAGGTGGCCGCCGAGCAGGGCCTGGAAGCCGTGAGCCTGCGTCACGTGGCCGCGGCGGCCGGGGTGTCGGTGGGGATGGTGCAGCACTACTTCCACACCAAGGACGAGATGATGGCGTTCGCGCTGGCGGCCGTCATGGACCGTACGGAGTCCCGGATCCGCTCGGCGGTGGCCGCGCTGGGTTCCGAGCCCCCGCCCCGGGTCCTGCTGCGCACGATGATCGCCGCCCTGCTGCCGCTGTCCGGTTCCGCCCGCGACGACGGCCGGGTGGCCCTCGCGTTCCTTGCCTACGCCGCCGTACGCCCCCAGGCCGCCGAGGGTTTGCGCCCCGGCACCTCACAGCTGGCCGACTTCGTCGCCGGCCTGCTGCCCGACCCGCACGGCGTCCCCTCGGCCACGGCTCTGCTGGCCCTGATGGAGGGCCTGGGCATCTATCTGCTGGGCGGCCAGCTGACCCCCGGCCAGGCCCTCGAAGCGCTCGACGCCCACCTCGACCTGCTGTTCTGA